The Proteiniphilum propionicum genome contains the following window.
GCAGATATTTCAGGCAGAATTGGACTCTGTAGAAGAGAATCTCGAAATATTGCGCAATCAGGGAAAGGATATCTCCAAAATGATGCTCCGGGGATTGGAGATCAGGAAACAGAATCTGGAGGTAAAGTTAAGCAAGCTTGCCGACCAGATAAAAAACCGGACAGATGATGTGGTGGATTTTAAGATGATGGGTATTGATCATTTATTTGTAGATGAGAGCCACCAGTTCAAAAATTTAATGTTTACCACCCGCCATGACCGTGTGGCAGGTATGGGAAACCCAGAAGGAAGCCAGCGGGCTCTTAATATGCTCTTTGCTTTGCGGACCATTCAGGAACGCAGTGGAAAAGACCTGGGAGCGACATTCCTGTCGGGAACAACGATCTCAAACTCCCTAACCGAATTATACCTTTTATTCAAATACCTTCGTCCAAAAGCTCTGGAAAAACAGGGGATCAACTCTTTTGACGCCTGGGCAGCCGTTTTCGCAAAAAAGAGTACCGACTATGAGTTCTCCGTTACCAACCAGATCGTACAGAAAGAACGCTTCCGATACTTTATCAAAGTACCGGAGCTGGCGGCTTTCTATTCGGAAATAACTGATTTTAGAACAGCTAAAGATATCGGTATAGACCGTCCCGAAAAGAATGAAATCCTCTACAATATACCCCCGACACCACAGCAGGAAGTCTTTATAGGGAAACTGATGAAATTCGCAGAGACGGGGGATGCCACTATCTTGGGACGAGCCAAACTGACAGAGAAAGAGGAAAAGGCAAAAATGTTGATCGCAACGGATTATGCCCGCAAGATGTCGCTCGATATGCGCATGATCGATATGGCATACGGTGATCATATTGATAATAAAGCATCCCATTGTGCGGCAAAGATTACTGAATATTACAATAAATATGATTTCCAGAAAGGAACTCAGTTTGTCTTCAGCGATCTGGGAACGTACAAACCCGGAGAATGGAGTCCTTATAGTGAAATAAAGCGTAAGTTGGTGGAAGATCACGGGATACCCGCCCATGAGATACGCTTCATACAGGAGGCCAAGACGGATAATGCCCGCAAAGCTTTGATCGCCGGTATGAATGAGGGACGTATCCGTGTATTGTTCGGCTCAACCAGTATGTTGGGTACAGGGGTAAATGCGCAAAGAAGGGCTGTCGCCATTCATCATTTAGACACCCCCTGGCGCCCCTCTGACCTGAATCAGCGGGATGGGAGAGCCATTCGCAAAGGGAATGAAATTGCCAAATTATATGCGGATAACAAGGTGGATGTTTTGATTTATGCAGTAGAAAAGAGCCTTGATTCTTATAAATTCAATCTGCTTCAAAACAAGCAGTTATTTATCAACCAGCTAAAGACAAATAATATGGCAACACGCACCATTGATGAAGGCAGCATGGATGAAAGTTCGGGTATGAACTTTTCCGAATACGTAGCCATATTATCCGGTAATACCGACCTGTTGGAGAAGGCAAAGCTGGAAAAGAAAATTATGGCTCTGGAGAGTGAACGGCAGGCATTCAACCGCAGTAAGTCTTCGGCTATCTACAAATACGAAGATGCTACCCGCAGTATTGACAGCAACAATGAAATGGTTGCCCGTATGTCAAAAGATCTCTTGGCATTTAACGATAACGTGCAAATTGTTAGGGATGGCAATAAAATGAATCCGATCCGTTTGGATAATCTGGAAAGCAAAGATCCAAAGGTCATCGGCGAAAAACTGAACCAACTGGCGAATAATGCCCGAACCAATGGTGAGTATTTTAAGATTGGTGAGCTATACGGCTTCAAAATCCTTGTCAAAACGGAGGAAAGCCTAAAAGAAGGCTCGCTGTTCAAAGACAACCGTTTCTTTATCGAAGGGGAAGGAAACATCAAGTACAGCTATAATAACGGACATATCGCCGTTGATCCGCTTCTGGCATCAAAGAATTTTATCAATGCTTTGGAGAAGATCCCGAATTTGATTGAAAAGTATAAGGCGGATAACCAAAAGTTGGAAAAGGATATACCCGTACTCAAAGAGGTGATTGATTCCATTTTTCGTAAAGAGCCGGAACTAAGGGAACTGAAGTCCGAACTGGATTCACTGAGTAGGCGGATCAACCTTTCTTTGGAGAATAGAAACAAGCCGGATGAGCAGATGCTGCAAAATACGACAGATTCAATGAATGGGATTTTGCCTCAGCATAATTCCGACCTAATTGATCCTGTGTCGGATGTACGTTCCGGACAACCTATGAGCCTGAAAGAGATTATCGATGCAAATAGGGATCGCATAATAATAGCCTCTGTAAGCAAGCCCGATGAAAATATGGAGTCCAATAATATGAAGCAAAAAGTATCGAAAGGGATAAGAATGTAGTTAATTATAAAGAATCCTGCCTTGTTATCACAACAAAACAGGACTCAGACAAACTAAACAAAACATAAAAAGAAAATAAACCAACCGGATATAACTAACTAATCAAGCCAACTCTTCTTCCTTTTCATCGTTAATACCGTTTCTCTTATCTTTCCCAAAATTCAGGCGTATAAAATTGCTCACATCCGACTCTTTATAAAAAGTTTTTCCATAAAGCGTATGGTAAGGCAATTCCTTTGATGAACGATACCGTTGTAAGGTACGTTTGCTAATATTCAACAACTTACATAGGTCATAATTGTCATAGAGAAGTTCCCCGTCAAGGTAACACCTCTGTTTTGACATGCTGACCAACGTTTTATCTATCTTATCCAGACGATTGATAATGTTTTGTATCTTCTTTTCGAAAAATTCTTTTTCTATAAACATAGTCGCAGCTTTAGTAATGGAATTGATAACCCTTATCCACGGACTTTTAACGAATAGTTTCTTTTAAAGTCTTCTACAGTAACGGGATCAGACTTGATAATCCGTTCATCCAGGCAACGCTCTATTTCTGAGAGCCGGTACAAACATCTTCCCCGCAACATGGAATAGTTTATGATGTTTTCCTTTCGTAAGCGTTGTAGTGTGCGTGTACTAATACGTAATAATTCAGCAACTTCGTTGCTGTCCATCCAGATATCATTAGCCGAATCTTTGGTCTTAGACTGCTCCGCTTTTATTACAAAGCTTGCAATCCGGTCTATTTTATCTATCAGCTTTTTATAAGCTTCACTGTCGAATGTTATAACTTCCATATTTTCGTCATTTTTATTTCATACCGCAAATATGGGGCGATTTAGACAGGGAGTTTTCATACTCGCTAGCGACTCGCCTAATTTTTTTGATATATCGATTTTCTCAGTAGAAAAATCTGTCACCCAATGTAAACTGGAAAAACATTACATGTTTTCCATAATGAGAATGATTGAACGAAAAATAATAAAATTTTCATTTTATTGAATATAAATACATTAATATTGGTATCTTTGAAAATTGAAATTTATCGGATTCCAATATGCAAAATAACCTACGTAAAATTGAAAGAGGAAAGAAGTGATAAGTGTTGATTATGTAGTTTATATTCAAATATTTAATTGATAAATATGAAAATTACATTTACGAATGTTCTATAAATTAAATGTTACATACCATATTTTACAGACACCCTAAAACTAAAACAGACAGTTTATGAAGAAAGTTATTTTTATCGCATTTGCTATTGAAGACGAGAGACAAAGAGATTTTCTTAAAGGACAATCCCTCCTGACTTACTCCCCATTTGAATATGTTGACATGTCGGTTAAAGAACCATATAGTGAAGATTGGAAGTCAAGAGTGAGAACTCGAATCAGACGTTCAGATGGAATTATTGTTTTGGTCAGTAAAAATTCACTATCTTCTTCAGGCCAGAAATGGGAAATTCAATGTGCTAAGGAAGAAGGGAAAAAGATTCTTGGAATCTGGGCTTATTCAAATGATCGTACTGAAATCTCAGGTATTACAACTAAAGTTTGGTCTTGGGACACCATTAAGAACTTCATAAATTCCTTATAATGAAAATCGCTTTAATCGTTGGAATAAATCACTATCCTAACGGAGGAGATTTGTACGGTTGTGTTAATGATGCATATTCAGTCAAAGGTATTTTAGAACGAAATTTTGATGGTTCAGTTAATTTTGACTGCAAACTATTGACAGCCTCAAATGCAAAAGAATCCATTGAAAGAGGGGAACTAAAAGATGCAATAACACAACTATTTACGACTAAAGCAGAAGTTGCTCTTTTATATTTCGCTGGGCATGGGCATATTGAAACAACTGGAGGTTACCTATTAGGAAGTGATGCTAAAAGAGGAGATGACGGTATTTCTTTAAATGATATATTGCTGCTGGCAAATGATTCACCAGCAACCAACAAAGTTATAATATTAGACAGTTGCCATTCCGGGATTGCTGGAAATGTTCCAAACATAAAAGACAGTGCATTAATTAGTGAAGGTATAACAATATTAACGGCTTCTACCTCTGACCAATATGCTTCGGAAAAAGATGGTAGTGGTATTTTTACGACATTGCTAGTTGATGCACTAAGCGGAAGTGCCTCCAATATTTTAGGTGACGTTACACCTGGTAGTGTTTATGCTCATATTGACCAATCATTAGGGGCGTGGGAACAACGACCTATTTTTAAAACAAATGTTCGGAATTTTATTTCTTTGAGAAAGGCGGCTCCTTCGATAGAATTAGACGACTTACGAGCAATTAAAGATTTATTTCCAACAGCTGGATTTGAATTTAAACTAGACCCTACCTACGAGCCTGAAATGAAAGGACGAGATGCTGGAATGCCTGATCCAATAGAAGGTAATACTAAAGACTTCGCTCTTTTGCAAAAATATAATAGACTGAACTTGCTTAGACCTGTGGATGCACAACATATGTGGAATGCGGCTATGGAAAGCAAATCTTGTAAACTAACTGCATTAGGAGAGCATTATAGAAAACTTGCTGAAAACAACAGAATATAGTACAGCATATAACATCGCAGAAGCAAAAGACGAGGCGAAGTGCTTCGTATAAATATTTGTGCCATATTTGCCGTGTTCCGCTTCGTATTATAACGTGCAGTGCTAAAAATTCCGATCGACAATGCGCGGCTCGTTATGTGCTATCAAATCAATTACCAGAGTATGAATATTGAGAAATTTATTAGAATAACTACAAACTTGACGGATGAAAATAAAAAGGCTTTAGTACTTGTCGAGAAAAAGATTAGTGCGGCTAATTACTCACCTCTTTTGTATCAGTATTTGGAAAAAATAGAAGAAATCTGATTTTAAGACTTGTATAATTCAAAAAAAGAGACTACTTTTGAACCTGAAAAGGAAACAGGTTGCCAGAGGACGCTTGTATGACAATTTAAGACAAAATAAAGGTACTAAATCGGTACTTAGTCGTTAAGTTTATTTTGGAAAGAATTTATTCTCAATAATATAGCGAAAGCGGGTTCGAGTCCCGTCTTCCGCTCCAGGTCCGCTCGGATGGTGGAATGGTAGACACGCAAGACTTAAAATCTTGTGGCCATTATAGGCTGTGCGGGTTCAAGTCCCGCTCCGAGTACTCTGAAAGGCTGCAAATCTATTGATTTGCAGCCTTTTATGTTTCTCCGTGGCGCCAAAGGGGCGCCCAGCTCAACGCAACAAAAACTTTAAACATCTTTAACGGTCGTATAATAATTTGAGGGAAAATTCCCAATATTTTCCTTTTTATCGTTATTTTTGCCAATGATGTTATTTTGAAATAATTCATGGAATCATTTTTTCTCCGCCAAGTTTTGCCATTGCATTCTTGAGTCTGTTCCAAAAACCCCATTTTACCAATTTCACCCCCTTTACAAGGTGTTGTGAATGGGGTGTTTTTCAAGAAAAAGACTTATCAGAGCGGACTCATTCTTTAAAATATAAATTATTGCCACTTTATTACAGCTATATTAATAACCAGACAACTTCTAATTTTGGTGTCGAACTTAATCTTTATCGACATTCATCGTTACACCCTGCATGGAGTGTAAGGTTTAGGGATTAATCTTAATATGGCTCTTGCACGCTTTGATCTCTAATGCTTTAACTTTTGTTCCTTTATGCTGTGGAATATTTTAAACCATGTATAACTCACCATCATTGCCAATCCAGAAGCAGTAAGTATAGCCAGCTTGGCCGTGTCGCGGAGCATTGTGTTTCCGGGAAATGCCAGGTTCGACACGAAGATTAACATCGTAAAGCCTATTCCCGCAAGTATTCCAATTCCAATAAATTGAAACCGGTTTACAGGAGTTGCCAACCGCACAAGCCTTAGTTTGGTTAAAATAAATACAGCCAGAGTGATACCCAAGGGTTTCCCAAGGAATAATCCTGAAATAATGCCCAGTGATAAGGAAGATCCAAAGTTGGCAATCGATTCAGATGGCTGCAAGACTGCCTGTCGTGAGCTCATCGTTGATAATTAATATACTCCAAAATCAGTGTAGGAGAAAACTGAAATCGTCTTCATTTGATAGCTCCAGAGGTTCCTGACCATATTTGAAGATACGTGCTTTTCGGTTTCCTGCAAGTGTCAGCTCTTCATCTTCGAGGAGAAGCATGGTGCCTTCACGCAGGCCCACAACGTATATACTCCTGTTTACTTCAATGAACTCTTTTATTCGTGTTTCGCGGGTCTCGCCACCGTGGTTTGCGGGATGATCGTCAAGATAATGAGGATTAATCTGAAATGGTATCAGATTAAGCGTCTTAAACTTTTCAGGCTCCACAATAGGCATATCGTTGGTTGTCATAAGAGTAGGACAGGCAATATTTGATCCGGCACTCCATCCGATATACGGAGTCCCCTTTTTTACTTTTTTACGGATCGCTTTTGTTAACTTGTTATTCTGAAGCATTTTCACCAGTTGCCATGTGTTCCCGCCTCCAACTACTATTGCATCGGCGTTCTCAATAGCCTCCACCTGATTTAAGAAGCGATGGATGCTTGTAACATGATGCCCTATCTCGGCAAAACGTGTGTTTACTTTCTCTTCATACTCTTCAAACGAAAATGTGACAGCAGCGTAAGGGATGAAAACGGCATTTATTGCTTTTTTACCCAGAAATTCTTTAATATGGTTTTTGGAATATTCCAAATATCCTTCTCCTGGATTTGTTGAGTTGCTGATTAATAGGAGTTTCATTGTAATTATTTTTTCAATTAAAATGCAAATGTAATAAAATGAAGTATGAAAATTGTTGTTTTAGCGATGAATAACGTACTTTTGCAAGTAATTTTATTTAAAAAAATAACTGTGGAACAAATTTTACAAAAAATCCGCACCGATTTACGTTTGTCCATGAATGGTGTCATTGCCTCCAGTATGAGGAGTAAGGGGATTGACTTCCGGATGATTTTTGGTGTGGAGATACCCAAGCTAAAACAGATTGCAGCCAGTTACAAATCTGACAAGATACTGGCGGAAGCGTTGTGGGAAGAGGATGTACGTGAGATGAAAATACTGGCAACCATGTTGTTCCCGCCCGATAAGCTTACTAAAGAAGCAGCTGATAGATGGGTAACCGGAATTGTTAATCAGGAGATTCGCGAACAGATATGTAAAAATCTTTTCCAGGAGGTCGATTTTTCTGATGATTTAGTCAGGGAATGGGCTAGGAGCGATGATGAAAGTGTACGTACTACAGGTTATTGGTTGTTTGCAAGATTGTGCATCATTCGCTCCGAATCTGTACATGGGATAGATATGGATGAGTTGCTGGAAGATGTTATAACCGACTTAAGAGGAGCATCACTGTTTTTGCGTCAATCGGCTTTGAATGCATTGAAATTTTACGGTAGAATATCACATGGCAACGCAGAAAAAATTCTGAGCAGTGTTGTGTCTTTTAAAAATTCCGATATCATACCAGAACGGGAGATGTTCGATCAGCTTCGATTTGAATTCGGATATTATAGTTAGCCTTTGTAATTCTTTTTGATAAAAAACATAGACAGGAACAGGTTCAATATCAGGAATCCACCGCTTCCGGCGAAGAAGAATCCTTTCCATTTAGGAAAAACTAATAGTGACACCACTGAAAATATTGCAATAATTGCAATAATAATCCACATTACAGTAAATATTGTTTTTTTCTGTGTCATCGTATCTCACTTTTTTACAAAAATAATAAAAAATATTCAGCCAAGCTCCATTTTTTATCCAATTCGTGGTAAATGATTTTCAATCATGATGATAAGGCTCGTTGTTTAAAATGGTTAAAGCCCTGTAAAGCTGTTCTGTAAAAACAAGCCTGACCATTTGGTGTGTAAAGGTCATTTTAGAGAGTGAAAATCTCTCATTTGCTTTATCGTACATATCTTGTGAAAATCCATAAGGGCCTCCAGCAATAAAAACCAGTCGTTTATGAACGTAGTGTGTTCTTTTTTCTATGAATCCGGCAAACTCCACAGAAGAGTACTGTTTGCCTTTATCATCGAGTAAAACTATATGATCTGATGGCTGCAGTAGTTTAAGTATACTGTTTCCCTCTTGTATCTTTTGTTCTTTTTCAGAGAGGCTTTTCGTGTTTTTAACATCAGGTACGGTCTTTATTTCGAACTCAATGTAAAAATTCACTCTTCTGTTATACTGCTCTATAATTTTTGAGAAAAAAGGATCATCCGTTTTTCCTACAGATATTAAAATGATCTTCAACCTCTTATTGAAATATTATATGTTAGACAGTTAAAATTAGAGTAGCTGGTCCCATGCTATCATAAAGTTTCTTGTTTTTTGTAGTATTGCATTGAAAAATGCGCTAGAAGCATGAAAAAAGCCTTTATAGGCACAAAGTTAGTTGATTATTTTGTATTTTTGCGCTGTTATTAACGTGAAATTATAACAAAAAGGGCATTTGCGTTGTTTATTGTGAAATGTCTCTATTTCGTTTTTATGATGGAAGAAAAAGAATTGGTTCATAACCTTATTAAATTGGCTTTTGCCGAAGATATTGGCGATGGAGACCATACCACCCTGTGCAGTATTCCCGATACGGAAACTGGACAATCGAGACTGTTGATAAAGGAAGATGGTGTTCTTGCAGGCGTGGAAGTGGCCAAAGAGGTTTTTAATATATTCGACCGGGATTTGCGGGTGGAAGTTTTTATACATGATGGTACGCATGTCAAACCGGGCGATGTTGCGTTTGTTGTTTCAGGCAAGGTGCGGTCGATTCTTCAAACTGAACGCCTGGTGTTAAACCTAATGCAGCGGATGAGTGGCATTGCTACCATCACAAATAGTTATGTAAAGTTGCTGGAAGGTACCGGTACCAAGGTGCTCGACACCCGAAAAACCACACCAGGCATGCGTATATTTGAAAAGCAAGCAGTAAAGATCGGCGGAGGTGAGAATCACAGAATTGGTCTTTTTGACATGATACTTCTTAAAGACAATCATGTTGATTTTGCGGGGGGAATTGAAAAAGCTATTACCGGCGCTCATCAGTACCTGAAAAAAAATAATAAAGAACTTAAAATTGAAATTGAGGTAAGGAATCTTGATGAACTGGAAGAGGTTCTTAGAGTAGGCGGCGTAGACAGGATAATGCTTGACAATTTCAACCCCGAAAAGACCAGGGATGCGGTGAAAAGAGTTAACGGACTGGTTGAGCTTGAATCATCAGGAGGAATTACCATAGAGACAATTCGCGAATATGCCGAAACAGGTGTGGATTATATATCTGTTGGCGCATTGACTCACTCGGTGAAGAGTCTCGACATGAGTTTGAAAGCAGTTTGACAAGGTGCGTGGTGAGTCTGCGGCTTGTACTCACCCCAGTAAGCAGGTAATCAGATATGGTTATCTAAAACTTTTTGTTATAAAAAAATAATCGATGAAACAAAACGAAAATAAACAGGAATTGCTTGATAAAAGGTATATGCGTATGGCTTTTATCTGGGCAGAGAATTCGTACTGTAAGCGCAGGAAGGTAGGTGCTCTCCTGGTGAAAGATAAAATGATAATTTCCGACGGTTATAACGGAACGCCGTCAGGTTTTGAAAACGTATGTGAAGATGAGAATGATATTTCCAAACCATATGTGCTTCATGCAGAGGCAAATGCTATTACAAAGGTGGCTCGTTCGGGGAACAGTAGTGATGGGGCAACACTTTATGTAACCTCATCACCATGTATTGAATGTGCCAAGCTGATAATACAGGCCGGAATAAAAAGGGTTGTATATTCCGATTCTTACAGGCTAAGTGATGGAGTTGATCTTTTGAAAAGGGTGAATATTGAACTTGTTTCGGTAAATATTGATAAATAAAGAAAGGGATTGAATGGATTCAGAAAAAAAAATACGGACATGGTTACCTCTTTGTCTTGGTATCGGAATTGCACTGGGAATATTTATAGGAAGTAAATATGGGCAATATGGAAGATCAGGCGGGGTGGAAGGTTCCGGTAAAATTGACGCAGTGTTGAACTATATCCGTGAATCATACGTAGATACAGTCAATATGCGTCAACTTGTGGAAGATGCACTGCCAAATATTATACATGAGCTGGATCCACACTCCGAGTATATTTCGGCTGCAGATATGAAGAGGGTTAATGAAGACCTCGAGGGCCACTTCTCTGGTATAGGCGTCAGTTTCTATGTATTAAAAGACACAATTGTGGTTACGGGCATTGTACCCGGAGGCCCTTCTGAAGCAGCCGGTATTAAGCCGTGGGACAGAATTGTGGAAGTGAACGATTCTCTGGTTGCAGGGAAAAAGATCCAGAACGAAGATGTATTGAAGGTCCTTCGTGGTGAAAAAGGCTCTGAGGTGAAACTGGGAATAAGAAGGGATAATGGCAACGACTTGCATGAAATAACCGTTACCCGTGGCGATATTCCGATGAGCAGTGTGAATGCATCCTATATACTTAGGGATAAAATAGGTTTTATCAAGCTTGGAAGGAACTTCGGATTTAATACATTCAGCGAATTTATATCAGCTATTTCAAAGTTGAAAAGTCAGGGAGCTTCATCTTTTATAATTGATTTGAGAGGAAATGCAGGTGGTTCACTTGAAATTGTGGTAGCCATGATTAACGAGTTTTTAAATAAAGGCGAACTAATAGTTTATACGGAAGGGCGGAGTTTCCCGCGGACCGACAATTACGCCAACGGCTCTGGGACATGCAAAAATGATGATGTGGTTGTGCTTATTGATGAGTTAAGTGCTTCGGCAAGTGAAATCTTTGCCGGTGCCATTCAGGATCACGACAGGGGGTTGGTAATTGGCAGACGCTCATTCGGAAAAGGACTGGTACAGAGCCAGCGTAATTTCCCTGACGGATCGGCAATAAGGCTCACCGTTGCCAGATATTACACAGCATCAGGCAGATCCATTCAGCGCGGGTATGAAAAAGGAAAGTATGACGAGTATGAGATGGATGCCATAAATCGTTATATTGAGGGCAATTACGTTAATGTAGATACAATATCGAATAACCTGATTCCTTTTAAAACTAAGGGTGGCAGAACCGTTTATGGAGGAGATGGCATTATGCCCGATATCTTTGTTGCACGTGATACTAGCGGTATCAACTCTTATTACAATCTTATTGTAAACAACCGGCTGGATGAGAGATACGCAATGATATATTCCGACATGTACAAAAAAAGGCTAAGCAGTTTTGAAACATGGCCGGACCTCTACAAACATTTGCGTCAGCAGCCGCTTCTTATGAATCTAGTAAGCTTTGCCGATAATAACGGAATAAGAAGAAGGCCCTACTATATTCAGGAGTCGAGCGAACTTCTTGAGAATGTGATGTGTGCATATATTGTGAGAAATTTCTTCGGAGAAGAGGCTTTTTGGGAGGCATATTATAAAGATGATCAGCTTATAAAGAAAGGAATTGAGCTGATTGAAACAGGCAATGCCACACGTGAATCTATAATCAATGAAACCTATAAATAAATTTCGTG
Protein-coding sequences here:
- a CDS encoding DNA alkylation repair protein, which codes for MEQILQKIRTDLRLSMNGVIASSMRSKGIDFRMIFGVEIPKLKQIAASYKSDKILAEALWEEDVREMKILATMLFPPDKLTKEAADRWVTGIVNQEIREQICKNLFQEVDFSDDLVREWARSDDESVRTTGYWLFARLCIIRSESVHGIDMDELLEDVITDLRGASLFLRQSALNALKFYGRISHGNAEKILSSVVSFKNSDIIPEREMFDQLRFEFGYYS
- the rlmH gene encoding 23S rRNA (pseudouridine(1915)-N(3))-methyltransferase RlmH, giving the protein MKIILISVGKTDDPFFSKIIEQYNRRVNFYIEFEIKTVPDVKNTKSLSEKEQKIQEGNSILKLLQPSDHIVLLDDKGKQYSSVEFAGFIEKRTHYVHKRLVFIAGGPYGFSQDMYDKANERFSLSKMTFTHQMVRLVFTEQLYRALTILNNEPYHHD
- a CDS encoding dCMP deaminase family protein; translated protein: MKQNENKQELLDKRYMRMAFIWAENSYCKRRKVGALLVKDKMIISDGYNGTPSGFENVCEDENDISKPYVLHAEANAITKVARSGNSSDGATLYVTSSPCIECAKLIIQAGIKRVVYSDSYRLSDGVDLLKRVNIELVSVNIDK
- a CDS encoding Na+/H+ antiporter NhaA, with amino-acid sequence MSSRQAVLQPSESIANFGSSLSLGIISGLFLGKPLGITLAVFILTKLRLVRLATPVNRFQFIGIGILAGIGFTMLIFVSNLAFPGNTMLRDTAKLAILTASGLAMMVSYTWFKIFHSIKEQKLKH
- a CDS encoding S41 family peptidase, with amino-acid sequence MDSEKKIRTWLPLCLGIGIALGIFIGSKYGQYGRSGGVEGSGKIDAVLNYIRESYVDTVNMRQLVEDALPNIIHELDPHSEYISAADMKRVNEDLEGHFSGIGVSFYVLKDTIVVTGIVPGGPSEAAGIKPWDRIVEVNDSLVAGKKIQNEDVLKVLRGEKGSEVKLGIRRDNGNDLHEITVTRGDIPMSSVNASYILRDKIGFIKLGRNFGFNTFSEFISAISKLKSQGASSFIIDLRGNAGGSLEIVVAMINEFLNKGELIVYTEGRSFPRTDNYANGSGTCKNDDVVVLIDELSASASEIFAGAIQDHDRGLVIGRRSFGKGLVQSQRNFPDGSAIRLTVARYYTASGRSIQRGYEKGKYDEYEMDAINRYIEGNYVNVDTISNNLIPFKTKGGRTVYGGDGIMPDIFVARDTSGINSYYNLIVNNRLDERYAMIYSDMYKKRLSSFETWPDLYKHLRQQPLLMNLVSFADNNGIRRRPYYIQESSELLENVMCAYIVRNFFGEEAFWEAYYKDDQLIKKGIELIETGNATRESIINETYK
- a CDS encoding TIR domain-containing protein — encoded protein: MKKVIFIAFAIEDERQRDFLKGQSLLTYSPFEYVDMSVKEPYSEDWKSRVRTRIRRSDGIIVLVSKNSLSSSGQKWEIQCAKEEGKKILGIWAYSNDRTEISGITTKVWSWDTIKNFINSL
- a CDS encoding helix-turn-helix domain-containing protein, encoding MEVITFDSEAYKKLIDKIDRIASFVIKAEQSKTKDSANDIWMDSNEVAELLRISTRTLQRLRKENIINYSMLRGRCLYRLSEIERCLDERIIKSDPVTVEDFKRNYSLKVRG
- a CDS encoding caspase family protein → MKIALIVGINHYPNGGDLYGCVNDAYSVKGILERNFDGSVNFDCKLLTASNAKESIERGELKDAITQLFTTKAEVALLYFAGHGHIETTGGYLLGSDAKRGDDGISLNDILLLANDSPATNKVIILDSCHSGIAGNVPNIKDSALISEGITILTASTSDQYASEKDGSGIFTTLLVDALSGSASNILGDVTPGSVYAHIDQSLGAWEQRPIFKTNVRNFISLRKAAPSIELDDLRAIKDLFPTAGFEFKLDPTYEPEMKGRDAGMPDPIEGNTKDFALLQKYNRLNLLRPVDAQHMWNAAMESKSCKLTALGEHYRKLAENNRI
- a CDS encoding helix-turn-helix domain-containing protein; this encodes MFIEKEFFEKKIQNIINRLDKIDKTLVSMSKQRCYLDGELLYDNYDLCKLLNISKRTLQRYRSSKELPYHTLYGKTFYKESDVSNFIRLNFGKDKRNGINDEKEEELA
- the pepE gene encoding dipeptidase PepE, whose translation is MKLLLISNSTNPGEGYLEYSKNHIKEFLGKKAINAVFIPYAAVTFSFEEYEEKVNTRFAEIGHHVTSIHRFLNQVEAIENADAIVVGGGNTWQLVKMLQNNKLTKAIRKKVKKGTPYIGWSAGSNIACPTLMTTNDMPIVEPEKFKTLNLIPFQINPHYLDDHPANHGGETRETRIKEFIEVNRSIYVVGLREGTMLLLEDEELTLAGNRKARIFKYGQEPLELSNEDDFSFLLH
- the nadC gene encoding carboxylating nicotinate-nucleotide diphosphorylase, coding for MEEKELVHNLIKLAFAEDIGDGDHTTLCSIPDTETGQSRLLIKEDGVLAGVEVAKEVFNIFDRDLRVEVFIHDGTHVKPGDVAFVVSGKVRSILQTERLVLNLMQRMSGIATITNSYVKLLEGTGTKVLDTRKTTPGMRIFEKQAVKIGGGENHRIGLFDMILLKDNHVDFAGGIEKAITGAHQYLKKNNKELKIEIEVRNLDELEEVLRVGGVDRIMLDNFNPEKTRDAVKRVNGLVELESSGGITIETIREYAETGVDYISVGALTHSVKSLDMSLKAV